CCCAGATGTTGACCGTCATATCCTGATATTTGGCGGAGTCCCATAATTCATTGCTGTCGATTTTTCCCGTTGGTTGATCAACACTTTGTCCACCAGGGGCTCCATGTAGATCCAGAATAACATAGAGATTGTTGGCCCTGGCCAGTGAGATGGCGTGATCGAGCCAGGCAAACCCATTCTCCCGGTATGATTCCGGCTCCGTTTTATCGATCAGCATTGAATAGTGAAAAGGCAGACGGACGGTGTTCATACCGAACCCTTGAATGAGTTTAAAGTCGCGGGCGGTAATCCAGTTGCTGCGATACAGATTAATGAGTTCCTCCCGTTTTTCCGCTCCGAAACGCACATCCAAAATGCTGAAGAATGTATGCTGATCCGGGATGTCTCCAATCCCAAGCATCCAGCTCTCTATGAGAAACCAGTTACCCAGATTAACGCCGCGCAGGTTTACTTTCTCACCTGAAGCGTTAACAAACGATGAGCCCTCTGCCGAAATCGATGACAGAGGTTCTGTTGCTATTTCAAGTGGCTCGCCATTGCCCTGGACTGCTAGTTGGCTGGTCATTGTGGCTATCAGGATACAGATTGAGTGGGAAGTTTTCATGCATTTAGTGCTCATCAAGGCGCCCAACCGTTGGTGAAGAAAGGGCTATCAACTGATTCACCATCGTTGTGAAGTGCGATGTATTCATCGTAGGTCAGTGGACTTACCGTCCCACTGCCCAAAACGACATTCATGTAGGCCTCGCCACCATCCTGATAAGGGAAATCAGTTGAAGGCCAGTCGGGCCAGGCGACATCAAATACGACGATGGCTTTGTTGTCATCGACCATGTAGTTGCCTGGCGCGGTCATGACGTTGTATCGGAAATGCGTATGCCCCGGCTCATGCAGCCAGGCGGGAGTTTCGTTTGATTCTACAATGGGATTGCGGAAAATTTCCTGAATCTCCGACGCGTTTGTTTGGTAAAGGTTGAGGTATGGCGCGAGTTTTTCCTGCATGTAGGGATAATTGGCGGCAACCAGATCACCGGCAGGATTAACCGGGCCATCCCAGTCGTAGTTTTTCATCAGGGGGAAGCGACCATGTTCATCTATCTGGCTCAACATGATAGCCTGATGGATGGAGCGCATACGTGTCGTTGCTTCGACTTTCCATGCCTTTGACCTGACACTGGAGGTAATGGGGATGAGGATCGCCGCCAGAAGTAGCACGATACTGAGAGTCACCAGGATTTCGACTAGTGTGAATCCGCGGAATACGTTTCCTGTCGGCTTAGGCTTCATTGGGGTAGGGGTGTTTATGAAAGGTCACGAACAGATTGGCGAATGACTAGCTTTGCCGGGATGCCTGGTAAGGGCTCGGGGCGCTGGCCGTTATTAATCCAGTTTATTAGCGTACGCGTCGCTTCGCATCCGAGTCGTCTGATCGGCTGGTGAACCGTGGTGAGCTTGGGGTAAGAGCTTGCTGATTCCTGCAAGTCATCAAAGCCCACGATCGAAATTGCATCGGGAACCTTGATCCCGCGTATAATCGCTGCATCCAAAAATCCCAATGCCATGGAATCATTTGCTGCGATCATGGCAGTTGGCAGTTCTTTGCGAGTCAGGAATTTGAGGCTCTTGTTACGCGCTTCCTCCCGACTATAGGCAGCCTTGATTATCCATTCATTTTTGACGAGGAGTCGATGGCGCGACATCAGCATGCGATAGGCAGCCTCACGGGTTTGGGCTGACAGCACATTGTCCGGACCGCTGATGAAGCCAATGTCCTTGTGGCCTTTTTTGCGGAGATGGTCGAAGAGGATTTCTATTCCGGCTTCGTCGTCGAGATTGACGGTGAGGACTGCATCATCAAGAGCAGGTTCACCCGCAACCAGAATCGGAATTTCCTCTTCTGTGATGCTCTCGACAAATTTGTCGTCGTAATGAGGAGCAATTGCAATCAGCCCATCGACGCGTTTTTCGAGATAAAGTGAAGCGAGCTTCTGGCCGTCATCAAATGATTCTGATAGTGTATCAAAAAGAGCCAGTTCCCATTCGGAGTCTTTGAGCGCATCTTGGATGCCAGAGACAAGACGCGCGAAATAGTATGAGCCAAGCAATCCTTCGAAAGGCAAAGCAAGGCCAATGAAGCCTGAGCGATTGGAGAAGAAGCTTTTGGCCAGACGGTTTGTCCGGTATTTCATCCGATCCGCAACGGCCAGGATTTCATCGCGCTTGCTATCGCTGACCCCGTTTTTCTTGCCGTTGAGAACCCGGGATATCGTCATTTTCGAAACACCGCACTCACGCGCGATGTCTTCCATTAGGACCTTTTTGGGGGCAGTTGGGGCTTTCATTTAAGTTACCGGTAACTTATTTTTGGATTATTGCAAGGCATTTTTTTGATTTTAAAGATTTTAGATCAATTCAATGCTAAAGAATGCGCTTCAGTGTATTATAATTCTTAGCATTTATAGTCTATTTGAGGAAATAAGTGCGAATCTAGCTTCGTTGGAGTGCTGCTTGAGATAACGTTTTCATGGTGTTCCAGATTCAAAAGATTAGATTTATGTTAAAAGTTACCAGTAACTTGAGGGTTTAACCGATCTCTAACTCTGCTTTTGCCATTTTGAACTGCTGAGAATGGTTTCCGAAGTGTAAGATTTGGCTGATGGAGTTCTCAAGATCCAGCACTAAAGATTACTAGTCATTCAGCAGTGCACCATTCCAGAGGTGATTCAATTGGGGTCGATGCGAACTCCAGATGAAGCACCCGGCGATGAGATGGATTCACGGCAGGGCTTGATGCATGCAGTATCAGTGGATGCATGATGAGGGCATCTCCTGCACGACATTCGCAAGTCGTTTCATTTTTAGTAAGTTCCTTGATTATTTCTGGTTGGATGAAGCCCTGTTTGTGCGATTTCGGGACAACTCTTAGGGCTCCGGCCTCGGCTGGTGTATGATCCAGATGTAGCCGAATCGTTATCATGGATTCCATCACACTGACTGGTGGTTGAGTGTGAACAATGCCGTCCTTGATGCTCCATCCTGAGTAACCAGCGACATCGAATCTACTCTTAACCGGGATCTTGGTGTCCTGGTGCCAGGCAACTTTCCAGTTGGAGTTTGGTGTCTTATCAAAAACAATACTGCG
The Rubellicoccus peritrichatus DNA segment above includes these coding regions:
- a CDS encoding type II secretion system protein; translated protein: MKPKPTGNVFRGFTLVEILVTLSIVLLLAAILIPITSSVRSKAWKVEATTRMRSIHQAIMLSQIDEHGRFPLMKNYDWDGPVNPAGDLVAANYPYMQEKLAPYLNLYQTNASEIQEIFRNPIVESNETPAWLHEPGHTHFRYNVMTAPGNYMVDDNKAIVVFDVAWPDWPSTDFPYQDGGEAYMNVVLGSGTVSPLTYDEYIALHNDGESVDSPFFTNGWAP
- a CDS encoding LacI family DNA-binding transcriptional regulator; the protein is MEDIARECGVSKMTISRVLNGKKNGVSDSKRDEILAVADRMKYRTNRLAKSFFSNRSGFIGLALPFEGLLGSYYFARLVSGIQDALKDSEWELALFDTLSESFDDGQKLASLYLEKRVDGLIAIAPHYDDKFVESITEEEIPILVAGEPALDDAVLTVNLDDEAGIEILFDHLRKKGHKDIGFISGPDNVLSAQTREAAYRMLMSRHRLLVKNEWIIKAAYSREEARNKSLKFLTRKELPTAMIAANDSMALGFLDAAIIRGIKVPDAISIVGFDDLQESASSYPKLTTVHQPIRRLGCEATRTLINWINNGQRPEPLPGIPAKLVIRQSVRDLS
- a CDS encoding phytanoyl-CoA dioxygenase family protein, which gives rise to MKQPQQIDNELKENGYTIVRDVISEDVLTGCRQEIEKIIEENDFRGGFRRATELSDILKTIAECKEIESLKKRLGYPEAFLVRSIVFDKTPNSNWKVAWHQDTKIPVKSRFDVAGYSGWSIKDGIVHTQPPVSVMESMITIRLHLDHTPAEAGALRVVPKSHKQGFIQPEIIKELTKNETTCECRAGDALIMHPLILHASSPAVNPSHRRVLHLEFASTPIESPLEWCTAE